One window of Nostoc sp. C052 genomic DNA carries:
- a CDS encoding response regulator — MNEKPDMKILDEPEDNLILVVDDTTTNLEIVFNILTNFGFKVITEHDGKRAIQIVEDTLPDLILLDVMMPRIDGFETCKMLKENSATCDIPVIFMTANSDTDSKVKGLNIGAVDYITKPFHEEELLARIKTHLQLRNLTKTLEKRVVERTAALSRALKDLQESQLQLVQTEKMSALGQLVAGVAHEINNPVGFIHGNLGHASVYFQDMVNLIDLYQKHYPNPVLEIQEEITAIDLQYMLSDLPNLISSMKEGVQRIRNISTSLRTFSRADSDRKVSCNIHDGIDSTIMILKHRLKASEDRPDIQVIKDYDKLPDLECFIGQLNQVFMNLLANAIDALEESNIGRTYLDIEADPNQVFIQTLLTEDKNHILIRIKDNGVGMSADIQQKIFDHLFTTKPVGQGTGLGLSIARQIVVEKHGGTLEVNSVLGKGSEFIIRLPI, encoded by the coding sequence ATGAATGAAAAGCCAGATATGAAAATACTTGATGAACCAGAAGATAATTTAATTTTAGTAGTTGATGATACTACTACAAATTTAGAAATTGTCTTTAATATATTAACTAATTTTGGCTTTAAAGTAATTACAGAACATGATGGTAAGAGGGCAATTCAAATTGTTGAAGATACACTACCTGACCTAATTTTGTTAGATGTAATGATGCCACGAATAGATGGATTTGAAACATGTAAAATGCTGAAAGAAAATTCAGCTACTTGTGATATACCTGTAATTTTTATGACGGCTAATTCTGATACTGATAGTAAGGTCAAGGGTCTAAATATCGGGGCAGTTGACTACATTACTAAACCTTTTCATGAAGAAGAATTATTAGCTAGAATTAAAACCCATCTTCAATTACGAAATCTCACAAAAACTTTAGAAAAACGAGTTGTAGAAAGAACAGCAGCCTTATCCAGGGCATTAAAAGACCTACAAGAGTCTCAACTCCAGCTTGTACAGACAGAAAAAATGTCTGCTCTTGGTCAATTAGTAGCAGGAGTTGCACATGAAATTAATAATCCAGTTGGTTTCATTCATGGCAATCTCGGACACGCTTCAGTATATTTTCAAGACATGGTTAACCTGATTGATCTCTATCAAAAGCACTATCCTAATCCGGTTCTAGAAATTCAAGAGGAAATTACAGCAATAGATTTGCAGTATATGCTTTCCGATCTACCGAATTTAATTTCTTCAATGAAAGAGGGTGTTCAGCGCATTCGCAACATTAGTACTAGTCTGAGAACCTTTTCTCGAGCAGATAGCGATCGCAAAGTTTCTTGCAACATTCATGATGGCATAGATAGCACTATCATGATTCTCAAACACCGCTTAAAAGCATCCGAGGATCGTCCTGATATTCAAGTAATTAAAGACTACGATAAATTGCCAGACTTAGAATGCTTTATCGGACAACTAAATCAGGTATTTATGAATTTGTTAGCTAATGCTATTGATGCTTTAGAGGAATCTAATATAGGACGTACTTATCTTGACATTGAAGCAGATCCTAATCAAGTTTTCATTCAGACTCTACTCACTGAAGATAAAAATCATATCTTGATTCGGATTAAAGATAATGGCGTGGGAATGTCGGCTGATATTCAGCAAAAAATCTTTGACCATTTATTTACTACCAAGCCTGTGGGTCAAGGTACAGGATTAGGACTGTCAATTGCCCGTCAAATTGTTGTCGAAAAACATGGCGGAACTCTAGAGGTAAATTCAGTACTAGGAAAAGGTTCAGAATTTATCATCAGGCTTCCCATTTAA
- a CDS encoding FIST signal transduction protein gives MFKAVVGHSNDPDSLSAVEEVILQCASSLAGDIPKAGIIFAAIDFEHALILQQIHQAFPGIELIGGTTDGEISSVLEFQQDSITLMLFCSDEVEIHAGIGRKVSSDPITATQQAVEQAKAKSTAPPKLCLTHPESLTTSGISILNGLKLALGEYIPIFGGLAGDQSRYQSTYQFFQTEVLSDSVPILLFSGTILFSHAVASGWHPIGQTSKATKVDKNIVYEIDGKPALDFYHHYLGSLPPSMEYPLAVFDQNGDNFYIRAPIAYNQESGSITFFGDIPDQAVIQISEADHEDILAASKASFMNALDNYPGAKPSAVLFFSCVARRQILGTRAQEEYQNTKLCLTDYLPACGFYSYGEIAPIDRTIQTQFHNETFVTLIVGTR, from the coding sequence ATGTTCAAGGCAGTAGTAGGTCACAGTAACGATCCAGATTCTCTATCAGCAGTTGAAGAAGTTATTCTGCAATGTGCTAGTTCTCTTGCAGGAGATATACCAAAAGCTGGAATTATTTTTGCTGCAATTGACTTTGAACATGCTCTGATTTTGCAGCAAATTCATCAAGCTTTTCCTGGTATTGAGTTGATTGGTGGAACAACAGATGGAGAAATTTCTTCAGTCTTAGAGTTTCAGCAGGACTCAATCACCTTGATGTTGTTTTGCTCAGATGAAGTTGAAATACATGCAGGAATTGGACGAAAAGTTTCAAGCGATCCAATTACTGCAACTCAACAAGCTGTGGAGCAAGCTAAAGCAAAAAGTACCGCACCCCCAAAGCTATGTTTAACTCATCCAGAGAGCCTCACAACTAGTGGTATCTCTATATTAAATGGCTTAAAACTAGCTCTTGGTGAATATATACCGATATTTGGTGGTTTGGCTGGCGATCAGTCAAGATACCAAAGTACATATCAATTTTTTCAAACAGAAGTATTAAGTGATTCTGTACCAATTTTACTTTTTTCCGGCACAATATTGTTTTCCCATGCTGTTGCAAGTGGTTGGCATCCTATTGGTCAAACAAGTAAAGCTACTAAGGTAGATAAGAACATAGTCTATGAAATAGATGGCAAACCAGCTTTAGATTTTTATCATCATTATCTAGGTTCGCTTCCTCCTTCAATGGAATATCCATTAGCAGTGTTCGATCAAAATGGAGACAATTTTTATATAAGAGCGCCTATTGCTTATAATCAAGAATCTGGTAGCATCACCTTTTTTGGAGATATTCCCGATCAAGCAGTTATTCAAATTTCAGAAGCAGATCATGAGGATATTTTGGCAGCATCGAAGGCGTCATTCATGAATGCTTTAGATAATTATCCAGGTGCAAAACCAAGTGCTGTTTTGTTTTTTTCATGTGTAGCTCGTCGGCAAATACTTGGTACGAGGGCACAAGAAGAGTATCAAAACACAAAACTTTGTCTGACTGACTATTTACCTGCCTGTGGATTTTATTCTTATGGAGAGATTGCTCCTATAGATCGAACTATTCAGACGCAATTTCATAATGAAACTTTTGTAACTTTAATTGTTGGAACTAGGTAA
- a CDS encoding sensor histidine kinase, protein MEILDYQQEIRELKKANRIIQKKLERSESDRIKLEDTNKKKEFLLKKVIDELNEYQYKLEERGHELETMLLNLQIMQNKMSTLGSLVADVAHEINNPVGFIAGNLTPAKEYIQNLLHLINLYQQTYPKASQEIEETIQLIDLEYVRDDLPKLISSMREGTDRISNISNSLRTFSRADTEQKVLFNIHEGINSTLMILKHRLKANKIRPAIELVQDYEELPLVECFPGQLNQVFMNLLANAIDALEESNYGLSFDEIKLNPNQITIHTALTEDNNHVSIRIQDNGVGISADVQQKIFDHLFTTKPVGKGTGLGLSIAYQIIVQKHKGTLEVNSVLGAGSEFIITIPIF, encoded by the coding sequence ATGGAAATATTGGATTATCAACAAGAAATTAGGGAACTAAAAAAAGCCAATAGAATTATCCAAAAAAAATTGGAGCGTTCTGAATCAGACCGGATAAAACTCGAAGATACAAATAAAAAAAAAGAATTCTTGCTCAAAAAAGTAATTGATGAATTAAATGAATATCAATACAAGCTAGAAGAAAGAGGCCATGAACTAGAAACAATGCTTCTTAATCTTCAAATAATGCAAAATAAGATGTCTACTTTGGGAAGTCTTGTCGCAGATGTAGCTCATGAGATTAATAACCCAGTTGGGTTTATAGCAGGTAATCTGACTCCAGCTAAAGAGTATATTCAGAATTTATTACATCTCATTAACCTCTATCAGCAAACCTATCCTAAAGCATCTCAGGAAATTGAAGAAACAATTCAATTAATTGATCTGGAGTATGTGCGCGACGATCTACCTAAACTCATTTCCTCAATGAGAGAAGGCACGGATCGTATTTCCAACATTAGCAATAGTCTCCGAACTTTCTCTAGAGCAGATACAGAACAAAAAGTTCTGTTTAATATTCATGAAGGTATTAATAGCACTCTGATGATTCTCAAGCACCGTTTGAAAGCTAATAAAATTCGTCCTGCTATTGAATTAGTTCAAGATTACGAAGAATTACCCCTAGTTGAATGCTTTCCAGGACAACTAAATCAGGTATTTATGAATCTATTGGCAAATGCTATTGATGCTTTAGAAGAGTCTAATTATGGACTGAGTTTTGATGAGATTAAGCTAAATCCTAATCAAATTACTATTCATACTGCCCTAACTGAAGATAACAATCATGTCTCGATTCGGATTCAAGATAATGGGGTGGGAATATCAGCTGATGTTCAACAAAAAATATTTGACCATTTATTCACAACTAAACCTGTAGGAAAAGGAACAGGATTAGGATTATCAATTGCTTATCAAATAATTGTCCAAAAACATAAAGGAACTCTAGAAGTGAATTCTGTGTTAGGAGCAGGTTCTGAATTTATAATCACTATTCCAATTTTTTAA
- a CDS encoding methanogen output domain 1-containing protein, whose translation MSNALDRSIATLNLSLERDIFLRTLIRELSGTLQDVVGLKEASGFISVVGERMGRQLDQDYKSALEVSSLSRKQVADVLIDLKKRIQGDFYVIEQNDEKIVFGNRVCPFAEKVLNRPAMCMMTSNVFGTIAANNLGYAKVELQDTIAEGASGCRVIVYLKPTEEAEDAEGREYFRGLESV comes from the coding sequence ATGAGTAATGCACTTGACCGCTCGATAGCTACCCTTAATCTTTCTTTAGAACGCGATATATTTTTACGTACATTAATTAGAGAATTATCTGGCACTTTACAGGATGTAGTTGGCTTAAAAGAAGCTTCTGGATTTATTAGCGTGGTTGGTGAAAGAATGGGTAGGCAACTTGACCAAGATTATAAATCTGCCCTGGAAGTTTCCAGCCTTTCTCGTAAGCAAGTGGCTGATGTCTTGATTGATTTAAAAAAACGAATCCAGGGCGATTTTTATGTCATTGAGCAGAATGATGAAAAAATTGTCTTTGGCAACCGCGTCTGCCCATTTGCCGAAAAAGTGCTTAATCGCCCTGCTATGTGTATGATGACTTCAAACGTCTTTGGGACGATCGCAGCTAATAACCTGGGATATGCGAAAGTAGAATTGCAAGACACCATAGCCGAGGGTGCTTCTGGATGTAGAGTTATTGTTTACTTAAAACCTACAGAAGAAGCAGAAGATGCAGAAGGTCGAGAATACTTTCGGGGACTGGAATCTGTTTAA
- a CDS encoding ATP-binding protein: MTPEQFLELARVLPEPLLLVSGEGQLLATNQPVADMLGLRRQELRGRMLFELVTESTNDVVKYLQACSSSREMVIGSLTLRKNDGQNLICRSQGAVIQPWSAESSALILLRLENRVVASSNFVLLNEKIDELAKEVQRRKQAEEALKKANQELEVRVQERTTDLQETLNELQLTQTQLIQAEKMSSLGQMVAGIAHEINNPVSFIYGNLHHAYKYTQDLLTLVQIYQQICPNIPPEIEAKVEEIDLDFLIQDITKLFESMKVGTERIQEIVKSLRNFSRLDEAEFKQVNIHEGIDSTLMILEHRLQARHEYPEIKVIKKYSQLPNVTCYPGQLNQVFMNILTNAIDSLELLANNGHWSAVNPQTTDNQQLADNNPKIQIKTELIDQKWIEVTIADNGLGINEQVLSKLFDPFFTTKSVGKGTGLGLYISYQIIVEKHKGQLNCFSVPGKGAEFVIKIPVSSVS; this comes from the coding sequence ATGACTCCTGAACAATTTCTTGAACTTGCCAGAGTTTTACCAGAACCTTTACTCCTGGTAAGTGGAGAGGGTCAGTTGTTAGCTACCAATCAACCAGTCGCAGATATGTTGGGGTTACGTCGTCAAGAACTGCGGGGAAGAATGCTCTTTGAGCTTGTAACTGAGTCTACCAACGATGTTGTAAAGTACCTGCAAGCCTGTTCAAGTAGCAGGGAAATGGTGATTGGCTCTTTGACTTTACGAAAAAATGATGGACAAAACTTAATATGTCGTAGTCAAGGAGCAGTGATTCAACCTTGGTCTGCGGAATCTTCAGCTTTAATTCTCTTACGCTTGGAAAATAGAGTTGTAGCTAGCAGTAATTTTGTTCTGTTGAACGAAAAAATTGATGAGTTAGCAAAGGAAGTACAAAGACGTAAACAGGCGGAGGAAGCACTTAAGAAAGCTAATCAAGAGCTAGAAGTTCGGGTTCAGGAACGCACAACTGATTTACAAGAAACACTAAACGAACTACAACTTACCCAAACTCAGCTGATCCAAGCCGAGAAAATGTCTAGTTTAGGTCAGATGGTCGCTGGTATTGCCCATGAAATTAATAACCCCGTGAGTTTTATTTATGGGAACCTTCACCACGCCTATAAATACACTCAGGATTTACTAACATTGGTACAAATTTATCAACAAATTTGTCCAAATATTCCTCCAGAAATCGAAGCAAAAGTAGAAGAAATAGACTTAGATTTTCTGATTCAAGATATAACTAAACTCTTCGAGTCAATGAAGGTGGGAACAGAACGCATTCAAGAAATTGTTAAATCGCTACGTAACTTTTCCAGACTTGATGAAGCAGAATTTAAGCAAGTTAATATTCACGAAGGAATTGATAGTACTTTAATGATTTTAGAGCATCGTCTGCAAGCTAGGCATGAGTACCCAGAAATCAAAGTTATCAAAAAATACAGTCAATTACCCAATGTAACTTGCTACCCTGGTCAACTCAACCAAGTGTTTATGAATATTCTTACTAATGCAATCGATTCCCTAGAGTTATTGGCTAATAATGGTCATTGGTCAGCCGTAAATCCACAAACTACTGACAATCAACAACTCGCAGATAATAATCCTAAAATTCAAATAAAAACTGAGTTAATCGATCAAAAGTGGATAGAGGTTACTATTGCTGATAATGGTTTAGGGATAAATGAACAAGTTCTCTCAAAGCTATTTGATCCTTTTTTCACCACTAAATCTGTGGGTAAAGGTACTGGACTAGGGCTATATATAAGCTATCAGATTATAGTTGAAAAACATAAAGGACAACTTAACTGTTTTTCTGTTCCAGGAAAAGGTGCAGAATTTGTAATTAAGATACCTGTTAGCTCTGTATCATAA
- a CDS encoding NAD(P)H-quinone oxidoreductase subunit N, producing MDFANIASQLNAGTILPEGIVILTLLGVLIVDLILGRTSARWIAYLAIAGLFASIVALYFQWDSPNPIGFTGSFNSDDLSIVFRGIIALSAIATILMSIRYVEQSGTALAEFIAILLSATLGGMFLSGASELVMIFISLETLSISSYLLTGYTKRDPRSNEAALKYLLIGASSTAIFLYGVSLLYGLSGGQTELSAIANGIATAKVGQSLGLVIALVFAIAGIGFKISAAPFHQWTPDVYEGAPTPVIAFLSVGSKAAGFALAIRLLTTAFPLVADEWRFVFTALAVLSMILGNVVALAQTSMKRMLAYSSIAQAGFVMIGLIAGTQAGYASMVFYLLVYLFMNLCGFTCIILFSLRTGTDQIAEYSGLYQKDPLLTLALSISLLSLGGIPPLAGFFGKIYLFWAGWQAGLYWLVLLGLVTSVVSIYYYIRVVKMMVVKEPHEMSDAVKNYPQVRWDLPGLRPLQVGLVVTLIATTVAGILSNPLFTLANNSISNTPFLQATINSNVKAQNLVLLPKLDSVNQSQPSVDSTAKI from the coding sequence ATGGATTTTGCTAATATTGCATCCCAGCTAAACGCTGGAACGATTTTGCCAGAGGGGATTGTTATTCTCACCCTCTTGGGGGTTTTGATAGTTGATTTGATTTTGGGGCGTACATCCGCGCGCTGGATTGCATATCTAGCGATCGCAGGTTTATTTGCTTCGATTGTCGCCCTATATTTTCAATGGGACTCTCCTAATCCCATCGGTTTTACCGGCAGCTTTAACAGTGATGACCTGAGTATTGTCTTTCGCGGTATTATTGCCTTGTCTGCGATCGCCACTATACTGATGTCAATTCGCTACGTTGAGCAGAGTGGCACTGCTTTAGCCGAATTCATCGCTATTTTGCTCAGTGCTACTTTGGGAGGGATGTTTTTATCTGGGGCTAGTGAGTTGGTGATGATTTTCATCTCCCTAGAAACCCTGAGTATCTCCTCTTACTTATTGACAGGTTATACCAAGCGTGACCCCCGCTCCAACGAAGCGGCGCTGAAATACTTGTTAATTGGAGCTTCCAGTACAGCAATATTTTTGTACGGTGTATCCCTGCTGTATGGACTATCTGGAGGACAAACCGAACTTAGTGCGATCGCTAATGGCATTGCCACAGCGAAAGTGGGACAATCTTTAGGTTTAGTGATTGCCCTAGTTTTTGCGATCGCAGGTATTGGCTTCAAAATCTCCGCTGCACCCTTCCACCAGTGGACACCAGACGTTTACGAAGGCGCACCCACCCCAGTCATCGCTTTTTTATCTGTCGGTTCCAAAGCAGCTGGGTTTGCCCTAGCCATCCGCTTGCTAACAACAGCCTTCCCTCTCGTTGCTGACGAGTGGAGGTTTGTCTTCACCGCTCTAGCCGTTCTCAGCATGATCTTGGGTAACGTAGTCGCCTTAGCCCAAACCAGCATGAAACGGATGCTAGCTTATTCATCCATTGCCCAAGCCGGGTTTGTGATGATTGGCTTGATTGCTGGCACACAAGCGGGTTATGCCAGTATGGTATTTTACCTACTGGTCTACCTATTCATGAACCTGTGCGGTTTTACCTGCATCATTCTGTTCTCACTACGCACGGGAACCGACCAGATTGCCGAATACTCTGGCTTGTATCAAAAAGATCCACTCTTAACACTCGCCTTGAGTATCTCCCTGCTTTCCTTGGGTGGTATCCCACCATTAGCTGGGTTTTTCGGCAAGATTTACTTATTCTGGGCAGGTTGGCAAGCAGGACTTTATTGGTTAGTCTTGTTGGGCTTAGTTACCAGCGTCGTCTCCATCTACTACTACATTCGCGTAGTTAAAATGATGGTAGTCAAAGAACCCCATGAAATGTCCGATGCAGTGAAGAATTATCCGCAAGTGCGTTGGGATTTACCTGGGTTAAGACCTTTGCAGGTCGGTTTGGTGGTAACACTAATTGCCACTACTGTAGCAGGTATTTTGTCAAATCCCCTGTTTACATTGGCTAACAATTCCATCTCAAATACCCCATTTTTGCAAGCAACAATCAACAGTAATGTAAAAGCACAAAATCTAGTGCTTTTGCCAAAGTTAGATTCGGTTAATCAGTCTCAACCCTCAGTTGATTCTACTGCTAAGATTTAA
- a CDS encoding WD40 repeat domain-containing protein produces the protein MNTTTSKSKEFEQHYSGTLSDYVTAIAWSPQGKTLAATSAAGEVVLWNDGELTTLQTGNGKSVDCLAFSPDGKFLAVGGQDGQVKIWHNTELVATLENAPAWVDKLAWNYTSNQLAFSLGRYVQVWDADTREVIVTLNFDNSSVLGIDWRIDGEYLAISGYKGVKIWHSKNWDEEPYNLDMTTVSLAMAWSPDGKFLASGNMDRSITVLEWNNPDPWVMRGFPGKIRQLAWSEAMTKVGAPILASSSVEGIVVWEKLEDDTLGWEARVLTNHVGVINAIAFAPKSFLLASAAADGWLCLWNKAKEVCQIITGVSAGFSSLAWHPQGKLLAAGGEQGELVIWSKVLRGQGFGRS, from the coding sequence TATTCGGGGACACTTTCAGATTATGTAACTGCGATCGCTTGGTCACCACAAGGTAAAACTTTAGCAGCAACTTCCGCCGCCGGAGAAGTAGTTTTGTGGAATGATGGGGAACTTACAACCTTACAAACTGGTAACGGTAAATCAGTAGATTGTCTTGCATTTTCCCCAGATGGAAAATTTTTAGCCGTTGGTGGACAAGATGGACAGGTGAAAATTTGGCATAATACTGAATTAGTCGCCACGTTAGAAAATGCCCCCGCATGGGTTGACAAGCTAGCTTGGAATTACACCAGTAACCAACTGGCTTTTAGTTTAGGGCGTTACGTCCAAGTCTGGGATGCAGATACTCGTGAAGTTATCGTGACGCTGAATTTCGACAACTCTTCAGTACTGGGTATAGATTGGCGCATTGATGGAGAATACTTAGCCATTAGTGGTTATAAGGGAGTCAAGATTTGGCATAGTAAAAACTGGGATGAAGAACCATACAACTTAGATATGACTACCGTCAGTTTAGCTATGGCTTGGTCGCCCGATGGCAAATTCCTGGCTTCTGGCAATATGGATCGCAGTATCACCGTTTTAGAATGGAACAACCCCGACCCTTGGGTGATGCGTGGTTTCCCTGGAAAAATTCGTCAATTGGCATGGTCAGAAGCTATGACTAAAGTAGGTGCGCCAATATTGGCATCTTCTAGCGTTGAAGGTATTGTGGTGTGGGAAAAGCTAGAGGATGATACTTTAGGCTGGGAAGCGCGAGTATTAACTAATCATGTGGGTGTGATCAATGCGATCGCCTTTGCACCTAAAAGCTTCCTTCTCGCATCTGCGGCGGCTGACGGCTGGTTGTGTTTGTGGAACAAAGCCAAGGAAGTATGCCAAATTATCACAGGTGTCTCAGCAGGATTTTCTAGCCTCGCTTGGCATCCCCAAGGTAAGTTATTGGCCGCAGGTGGTGAACAGGGCGAATTAGTTATTTGGTCAAAGGTTTTGCGGGGTCAAGGATTCGGGCGTAGTTAA